The nucleotide window TCAGGATTTGGGGTGTTTGCCTTTCCTCAGACTCCCTGTAAGAACACTTTCGTACCCCTGTGGTTCATCACCATGCCCTCTGACCTGGCCAAGAAGAAGGCAGCCAAAAAGAAGGAAGCTGCCAAAGCACGACAGCGGCCCAGAAAGGGACACGAAGAAAACGGAGATACTGTCACAGAACCACAGGTGGCAGAGGAGAAAAGTGAGGCCAATGGCCGAGAGACCACAGGTGAATTGAGGGAGATGAGGGTTCCTGGGATGGTTGCTACCACTTAACAGATGCCCAAACTGGAGTCAGAATCCTGATgctggggggcggagggggagggaatTGGAAAATACATATCTGATGCCACGGAACTTTCCATGATGAACCAAACTGATAGAGTTGGAGCTTGTGCTGTCTTGTTATTGATCAGGGAAACTGAACACAAGGTTCTCACAGACCCAGTGGGAGACAAACGTTCAGGTATTGTGCTACCTTGCTGCTGTGTGTGCTAGCCTGAAGAAGAGGTCAGTTCCTTGCCCCTTTGCTCAGTTTCCATTTCTACACATGGCGGTCAGTGTGCCAGGTTCTTTGCCACATCATACCTCCGTCCTTCCAGGGGCTGTGACTCTACGAAAAGAGAAACTTATGAATTGCTTTATGGATTTTTCCTGGGAGAGAGCTGCTCTTCTGTTGTTTATATCCTGGGAGGTTACTTATTGAGCACTTCTCAAATGTTCGACACCATGCTACATAAGTGATGCACTTTGAACAGTCTGATAACGTACAGCCAACCTAGGGAAACATGACAGTGTGTGATACTGAATTTCCCAGGCCTTTGGCAGTCTATTCCTAGCCTTCTTTCCTGCCCCTCCGAAAGCTCCCCAAACAGACCTAGTCCATCCAGACTATTATTGTCCCTTGACTAGTCGTGATATATTTATCCTTTTACACTCAGGTTCTAATACCACAATTTTTGTGCTGGCTATGTTTGACATTTCTCCCAGGGCCAGCTCAGGATAGCAGAACCTTTCCCATCAGACCTGACCTTTAAAATAGTAGCATTCATGATACCTCTGTGCCGTCATATTGTGTTACTTTTTATGTTGTGTGTTCTGTTCCTTCATCTAAATTGTTTATTCTTTGAGTGCAGGGACCATGTATCTTGGGTAATACTTTTTTGTAGGACTAAACTTGCAGATGgagatactcagtaaatgtttgaagAGAAGAGCAAAATTACTAATGCAAGTCATAACAGATAGGAATTCAGAAAAGGGGGAATTAAAAGTGATTGAGAGGAGAGAGTTAAATGGTAGGAATTGTATCCAAAATAGGAATTATGAAAGaagcgacgcctgggtggctctggttaagcatctgctttggctcagggcgtgatcctggattcccaggttcaagtcccacattgggctccttgcgtggaacctggttctccctctgcatgtgtctctgcctctttctgtgtctctcatgaataagtaataaaaaatatatatattttaaaaagaattatgggAGAAAGCTGGTGCAGTAAGGTCAGGCCATGGGGAAGTTTTGTTCCTGGCTAGAGTAGTAGAGGATTGTCAAGTTGAGAATGATGGGAGTGAATGAGGTGGCTGAGTTGTGATCTCTAAAACAGAGAAGCAGGGTTCCCTCTAGGCTCTCAGGAACTGTGATGAAGCAATATCCATTATCAGCTCTGCAGGTATGTCATCAGCTCTTTCTGGCTGAATTGGAAAGGTAGCAAAATGAATCCTATCTGAGATTATTGTCCACTGTTCCCATTACAAATTTCTTGTTCACTTTTGTTTCTAGGAAAGTAGGATTTCCAGGGCACTGACTGGTATCCCCATCTCAGTAATAGGAGAACATTGGTTTTCACCTTGCTTCCTCAGGGAGCTGCTGTTCTGAAACAtgacatctgttttctttccaagcctcttaaaacatttcttcatgCCAGGGACCTGTGTCAtttctgctctgtctctcaagaCTGGGTCCTCTCTCCTTTCTGAGTTTGAGATCACTTGGTGCTGCAGGTCACCATTCTCCAACCTTTGCTGATTGCCATTGTCTCATAGTCCTTAAGTAGTAAGTTATGGAAAGATCgaaataaatatcaaagaaagggacctctggaaaaaaagaaaaaagaaagggacctCTGACAGCTTACCCTTCTTTAGAATGTGACTTCAGGACAGACACAAGTTCATCCTGTCTTCTTGAGGAGTGAGTAGAAAGAAACTTGTGAAGTCTGTTCTCTCTGATGTTTATTCCAGAatcccttttccattttttcagtGCTGTTCGCTTGTCTTTAAGTGACAGATGTTTCCTAGGATGCTGTAGGCAGAAAATGAGGTCTGTATtaagtctcttatttttttaaaaaggttttatttatttattcatgagagacagagagagagagagagagaggcagagacactggcagagggagaagcaggctccatgcaggaagcccgacgtgggacttgatcccgggtccccaggatcacgacctgggctgaaggtggcgctaaaccactgagccacccaggctgcccaagtctATTACTTTTGAAGGTTGGGAGGTGACTTGGGTCCTAGATGCTGTAAATTAGAAGAGGTCAGGAGAAGAGGGTATATAGCTTTCTCATAATTTTGATCTTCCTCTTGCCTGAGCAAATGGAGATCTAGACCAGGGAtcggcaaactttttctataaagatcCAGATAGTGTTTATAGCTTTGTgagccatatggtctctgtgCAGCTGTTCAGCTCTGCCATTGTAGTGGAAAGCAGTCACAGGTACTATGCAAAtgatgagtgtggctgtgttccagtaaaactttataaaaacaggcagttGGCCTAATCTGGCCAGctttgttttaagccacacacccctcccccaagCTAAGAatgattttctacttttttttttaagtggttacTTTTAAAAGTCTTGATTTTGCCACTTGGCCCGTAAACCCTGAAATATTTAGCATCTGaccctttaagaaaaattttaccAATTCCTGATCTAGATCATGAACTCTTCTACTCCCATCTTCTCAGCATCTAGAATAGGGGTTAATATGAAGCGGAGATGTGGGAAGCCTGATAACCACATAGAAAAGAGACTGGAAGTTCCTTTATTCagtgaaaacaaaaactttgatCTCCAGTCAAAAAAATACTCATCAAGCACTTATTTATAACACAGTGTACTGGGAACTGAGGTGGACACGGAGTGCCTGCCATCTGTCTAGAGGAGCAGTCCCTGCCCTAAATGTTGGCTCCTTGAAGGTAGAGCAGGGTTAGCACCATGGTGGGTAATGGCATGAGCACTAGTAATCGCCTGACAAGATGCGGTATTCAGAGAGTGACCAAATCTAACCACCACACACCCTGTCTTGGAATTGCTGCCCCCAAGGAGAGAGCTCTCTCCACCCCTTACTCCAACTTTCTTCCTCCTGAGGACAAACACATAGTCTTTTCTCATTTCAGGGATTCTGTACAATTGCTAAGGGAACATAGGTGAGAATAACAGGCTAATAAATCAGCAAATTCTTGTAGTAGTGAAACCTGATGCATAGTTCCTGACTCCTTCCCAAAAAAAGGTAAATAGATCACCTTATTCTCTTTTGGAAGAAGCTTACCAGGACTCCCTCTTCCCCCATTTCTGTCCCACTTTGTAGGTACTTTCCTTTATGGAAAGGTAGTATAGTGACATTGTTAAGATTACCTGGTTCAGATTCTGGCTCTGTCACTAGCCTTTTTTAGCTTGCCTGTGTTATTTAACCTCTTCACTTATAAAGCAGGAATTATATGTATCTTATGTGTGTTGTAAGGATTAGTTAGATGGAGAATGATGATGTAGCATGGTCTCAGGTACAGAGTAAACTCAATATTGATTAGCTATTAATAGTACAGTTCTTCTCAGGCTAAAGATTTATTCATGCCTGAAAAACCACAAAGGCACAACAGCCCATGGTCAGTTTGTATCTCTGTAACCCTCCAGGTTTGGGAACATCTGGTTTTCCCAGCCTTGGCTCTGCCTGTGTTGATAACTTTGTACATTTTCTCACACTGGTCTCTTCTGTGCTGTTAAGAAGCATATCTGGAATATGGAATTCTACTAGGTCATGGAATAAGAGAATTGGACTTCTCTagtatcttcatttcttttgggttttaGGACTAATTCTTTAACACATACATATGAAGGAAAATTGGGAGTTCTAGCCATTCCCCTCATGCATTTGTCATTTAAGAACAAGAGAAGTTAGAATTAAAAGAACAAGTTGTGAAGTAAGACGCAGTCCATGAAAGGAGGGTATTAGGACAGATCTATATACAATGTACACACTCTAAAGCTTGTGAAACATCGGAGTCAGCTCCACTTGATCCTGAACCCAGGTCCTACAGGGCATGCCTTTTTCAGCATTTGGGTCTTTGTATGATAACATTTAGTTACCTAAGTAAGGAGCAAAAGCCACAGATGCCCAAACAGGGACTCGAACAGTGGACCCTCAGTTTAAAAGTCTGATTCTCTACTAACTGAGCTGTGTGAATGCTCTTGTAGTGCATGGGTTTTAGTGCAAAGGCAGGGTTGGTCTTATCTTCTTCCCAAACTTCTTTTCTGTCTCCAGAATTGGATTTGCTGACCAAGGAACTAGAGGACTTTGAGATGAAGAAAGCTGCTGCTCGAGCTGTCACTGGTGTTCTTGCCTCTCACCCCAACAGTACTGATGCCCACATTATCAACCTCTCCCTCACCTTTCATGGTCAAGAGCTGCTCAGCGACACCAAACTGGAATTAAACTCAGGCCGTCGTTATGGCCTCATTGGCTTAAATGGAATTGGTGAGGCCCTTGGAAGGCGAGGTGGGAGGTATCTCTCCTTGGCTCGTCTGTCTCTCAGCAAGTATTTACTTAGCACCAGCTATGTGCAAAGCAAGGAGTTTACAATATGGGTGGGAGACCACATATGTCCAGGGAAAAGGAGCTAGCAGTACAGAGCAGTATGTGGTAAGTACCACATGAGTAGTTTCAGACAGTAGGTGCTGGAGAAGTGGGTGGGAAGGGCAGGAGTGGTGGTGTGTGAGGCCACTGTAAGAACTGACTTCACCGAGGAGGGGTGGGACAAGAACTGATGGAAAGTTGGAAAGGTAGCCCAagaaagcagggggtgggggtaagtAATAGTAGGATTTgaacaaatgaaggaaggaaggtacTCAAAGTGGTGAGGTCATGGTTTGGCTGGAGTTGAGGAACTGATACAGGGGAATGACAGACAGAACTGTACTGAGTATCCTCTTCCCATTCTTTACCTGCCCTTCTCAGGAAAGTCCATGCTGCTCTCTGCTATTGGGAAACGGGAAGTGCCCATCCCTGAGCACATTGACATATACCATCTGACTCGGGAGATGCCCCCTAGTGAGAAGACACCCTTGCAGTGTGTGATGGAAGTCGACACAGAGCGAGCCATGCTGGAGAGGGAAGCTGAGCGGCTGGCTCACGAGGATGGTAGGGTTCCAGACCTAGGGGTGGGTGTGGGCTTCCTCCCAGAAAGGCCTAGGGAGCCTCATGAGCCATTCACTGCCCGTAGCTGAGTGTGAGAAGCTCATGGAGCTCTACGAGCGACTGGAGGAGCTGGATGCTGACAAGGCGGAAATGAGGGCTTCCCGGATCTTGCATGGACTGGGTTTCACGCCTGCCATGCAGCGCAAGAAGCTGAAAGACTTCAGTGGGGGCTGGAGAATGAGGGTTGCCCTCGCCAGGTGAGTTCTTCCTCCTTCACCCTCTGTAGCTCCCCGTTTCCCTCAGGGTTGAATGCTTACTCCAGTGGAACTATTTAGAACAGAGGTCAGTGATCAGTAAGTGCCAGACAAGACATGACAAAAATACGAAGTGAAGGGGGGGTGGAATGCTTGGGTCAAGGAGTGAGCTTCCTGACCAAAGTGATCATTGTTGGATTTCTGTTTGAGAATCCTAGGATCAGCCCGAGGTAAGATGTTAAAGTAGGTCCATTTATTTCTTCCCGACTCCCATCCTATCTTTTTTTGTGATTTAGTCCTAATCCTTGCTatgtaaagataaaatattaggCAGCTATTAAGAAATGTGTCCTTTACCCTCTTGTGACCTGGACCCAAAGCAAGTTTATATAGACCATCATTCCCTCAACAGTCCCCCCAGAAAGTCCCCAGTTAAATAGGTGGCTTCTTCACCCCACTATTCTAAGTGAACTGGTGAGGTTTGATAACCTTTAGCAAGACTACCTATATATGCCCTAGACCATGAAAGCAGTGATTCCAAGTGCTAGTAAGGATTAGCTACCTCTGGTTCACCTAGGGAGCTTTTAGAATTAGATTTCCTAGCTGCTTCTTTATATCTGTGCAGTTGGAATACTGGAATTCGGTGCCTAGAAATCTTATTTCTAAAAAGCTCTGCAGTGTGGTAATTTGCAGGTATGGGAATCAGAATCAGTGCTATCCCCTTGTTTCTGCTGACTGGGATTCCACCTAAGAAGAGAACATTTTTTGGTCTCCTTGCTGGCAACCCCATCAGATAGATTTAACTTGAATACTTTTTGCTTTAGCAATTTATTTCCTCTGTCCTTTTGTCTTCCTGATGGTGACCAACTTCAGCGTAAGACTTGGAAGACTTGTAAGGACTTTTATAACCTTATCATCTAACTGTACCATCCCTGTGCTTTTCAGCCCTGTTTTCTGCCCTTTCATCTCAGCTCTTCAGCTCTGGTTTGTCTCCttgttcttccctttcctctccggTATAGACCTAGAATTGATTTCAGGACTCAAGCCAGGCCTGACCAGGGTTGCAGGTAGCAGGCAAGGCAGTCCTTCCTGTGTAGCACCCAGCAGACTGAGGGGCTCTGTCTCCTTCCCTATCTTTCAGAGCCCTCTTCATTCGGCCCTTCATGCTGCTCCTGGACGAGCCCACCAACCACCTGGACCTCGATGCTTGTGTGTGGTTGGAAGAAGAATTAAAGACgtaagggggtggggatgggagttGGGAGTGGGCAGGTCCCCGAAGGGGGAGTTGAGCAGAGTCTAAAGGAAATGGATGCCTGGAAACCGCAGTAATAGGAGAGCAGTGAGAAAAGGAATTGATACAAGGCCAGCTGAAGGCCAGATTGAAAAAGTGGTAAGCACCTTTAGGGCAGGCCATTTTGTTTGATTGGTTATTTTTAGCCTGACATgtgtgagttgtttttttttaattttcgtGGTTCTTCCCATTTAAAATACAACACCTTCATACTTCACACTTGTTTTTAGATAGTATCTTTCTCTTAACCGTATTTATATACATCATGTAAAGAGGGAACTCCCGCTTAAGGTCATGATGCAGTAACATATGGCTAAAGAGCTGAATAACCTGGAATATTGAACCAACTCTGAGAGCAGGCTTTTAGTGGTCTCTGCAATCACTTGGTACCATCTTTGAAAAAGCAGAGTATGGTAATGTTCATCACACCTGTTCGGTTCTTCCCACCCACGGTTTTAGAGACATTCATGGATATGTTTGTGTACATAAGCTTATTTTTACCATCACTGTTAAATCTCCATTCTgctgaaaattaaaacagaagaaaCTCAGACTGAAAAAGCATCAAAGTGTCATTACAGATGGATTGTGCCCTAGTGGGCACAATCCTGGGTGGTTGCTGGGAGCTGGGAATTGCCATTAAATTTAAAGGGTATTCAGGTGTAAGGATGGGAAAAGATGAAGGTTTTCTGGGTCTCTCAGTTCTGTTGTGGACCATCACGGTTTTGAGCACCTCCCTGACTCTTCTCCGGCTTTACAGTTTTAAGCGTATCCTGGTCCTCGTCTCCCATTCCCAGGACTTTCTGAATGGTGTCTGTACCAACATCATTCATATGCACAACAAGAAACTGAAGTATTACACGGTGAGTAGGCCCCAGCTTCTCCACAGCAACCTCTCTACTTATCAGCTCCTTGAagctctcctttaaaaaaaacaaaacaaaacagacttagGAGCCGTTTTCTACCTATTGCTATAAAAAGATGTGGACAAGGAGTCCTGCAGCGTGTTCTATTTTAGTCTCAAAGTGGTTGCTCTCAGGTTGTAGGCCATTGATTGGCAGCCTGTGTACATGATGTGTGTTTGCCTTATGGTAAAGAGGTTGACTTTGCATGGTGCCCAGGCAGGCCCTACTGCTCCCTGCCTTCTTGAATAACTACTTGACTCTGCTTCACGACATCACATTTACACCTCCTTCCATGGAGAATaggagttaggatttcaatagCTCACTTTTcagccttttcattttctatatttcaaggaaagaaagaaaatagaagtccTTTTCATCTATACATACACTCACTATGGGAGTATTAATAATTTCTTACGTAGTCTTCCAGAGATTTCATGTATACTTGCAAAGTTTTGTAGGAAATTTCATGTATACATATCACAGCTGTAATGTTAATAATTGTTCTCTTCTGTAGATTGCTTTTACATTTTAGTATGTCTTGTAGTGCTATCCATATAAGTATGTATAGAGCAACCTCATTCTTTGCTATAATTGcctaatatttcattatgtagCTACCTAGTAACTTATTTGTCAGGCCCcttttgatgaatatttatgtcaagtccaatttttttcagttataaacCATGGCAGTCCAATTGTGCAGTGCTTGCTGGTCCTAAA belongs to Canis lupus baileyi chromosome 15, mCanLup2.hap1, whole genome shotgun sequence and includes:
- the ABCF2 gene encoding ATP-binding cassette sub-family F member 2 isoform X1, producing MGGAGYPKLGFGVFAFPQTPCKNTFVPLWFITMPSDLAKKKAAKKKEAAKARQRPRKGHEENGDTVTEPQVAEEKSEANGRETTELDLLTKELEDFEMKKAAARAVTGVLASHPNSTDAHIINLSLTFHGQELLSDTKLELNSGRRYGLIGLNGIGKSMLLSAIGKREVPIPEHIDIYHLTREMPPSEKTPLQCVMEVDTERAMLEREAERLAHEDAECEKLMELYERLEELDADKAEMRASRILHGLGFTPAMQRKKLKDFSGGWRMRVALARALFIRPFMLLLDEPTNHLDLDACVWLEEELKTFKRILVLVSHSQDFLNGVCTNIIHMHNKKLKYYTGNYDQYVKTRLELEENQMKRFHWEQDQIAHMKNYIARFGHGSAKLARQAQSKEKTLQKMMASGLTERVVSDKTLSFYFPPCGKIPPPVIMVQNVSFKYTKDGPCIYNNLEFGIDLDTRVALVGPNGAGKSTLLKLLTGELLPTDGMIRKHSHVKIGRYHQHLQEQLDLDLSPLEYMMKCYPEIKEKEEMRKIIGRYGLTGKQQVSPIRNLSDGQKCRVCLAWLAWQNPHMLFLDEPTNHLDIETIDALADAINEFEGGMMLVSHDFRLIQQVAQEIWVCEKQTITKWPGDILAYKEHLKSKLVGEEPQLTRRTHNV